Within Vicia villosa cultivar HV-30 ecotype Madison, WI linkage group LG1, Vvil1.0, whole genome shotgun sequence, the genomic segment TTCTTTCAATGCTCGTGAGATTAAACCAATTTATCTTAAGTAGTTGACAAAATCCCAAATAAAATGGATTAGGGTTTTCATTCAAGTCATTGGGGATTCATACATATTGTTTTAAAGATCACATTGGTATAaaatttaatgatttaaaatttaaaagtcgAACATTATTGACTAATGGTCATatgaatttttgtttttataatctTGAATTCTATACATCACATTCTTACTTCATGTTATGCATTTTGATGATCCGCAACAAAGAGACGATGAAGGTAATTGATGGATTAGTTGCGAAAATAGGGCTGCAacaataaaaaaggaaaagaatttgCCAAGAAAACTCAAACCAATAAAATTGCTGCGACATCGAGCACTATTGCCATTGTTCCATCCAataatgatgatgttgtgattCATCTTGTAAAGGACGAACCAATTGAAATCACATATGAGGATAGACACAACATTGCGATTGTTAAAATCAGTAAGAAGGGAAAAAGTGGAAATGATGAAAATTATGatgtaaagaaaaaaaaagggttGCAAAGAACAAATCTATTAAGAAACCGAGCGTACAAATTGAAGGAAAGTGTAAAGTTGTTGGGGGAGTAGGTGTATCAAATAGACCAAAGAAGATGTAGatttcttatattttatttttttctagaaataaaaaaattgaaaatgtagatttcttttataaataacattaaaaaatattgaaataaaacaattttaaaaacgtGCTAGCTCATTTACTTTTAAAAGTTAAAATCCAACCCTATAAATTGacctaaaaaatgattttgtttgtttatttataaaattcaattaaaaaagaaacagtCATAATTATTTTTGACACTATTGTTGTTGTAACTAGTAATTAGGGATGAAAATATGTCACACTAATTAACACTGATAGAGACCTACGGTCTAACCTACATAGGTTTAGACTAGACCAtacttttttaaaatagaaaagatttCGGTTTTTTTATAAACCTATTTAGTTAAATAGGATATGTCACATGCAATAGaaaaaactttttaaatttatcaagccgacatatttaaataaatatcaataattttattatttttgtattttatttttacttttgtttttgtattttattttatttttgttggaaGAGGGAGCTTTCACATGAGGAGGAGCATTATATAGACTCACATTTCAGGGGAAGTGTTGAGAATAAGTATGAGGAAGAAATCCCACTTTATTTAGAAAAGGGAAGATTAAACACTTTAAAAAcgagagaacccacacacctattgttttatgaaaataaacacgacaaattttaaaataagtttatgataggctacggattaaaataaaattttaaaatttttaatagactgtttgtttcagctttaaaaaaatggattttttctttgtatttttaaaaatagatttttcaaagtcgtttttcaaaatattataagttttttttatatttgttttttctaaaatgaaacactataTTTGACCTCCTATAACATAAATATGATTATTAAAAACtgaaacttagtcaaaatcataattttttaaaaaagttgtatttcaaaaatgatttttcctgaaaatctatttgaaatagcttcaaaattaagtgattttttgaaattttgatatccaaatttttttctcataattaaataaaatatctaaaatcacattttaagaataactattcaagccaaattttcatttaaaacttttataaaaattttctttataaaattgttttacaaACAAAACTTTGTAACatacaaaaatgattttttaaaaagCTAAAACAAATGGGTCCAAAGCTTAACTCGATTCAACCTATTCCTAACCCTTTGTTAataatatctatcatataagaaagttAATTGTTCTGGAAATACCAAAAATGCCCTTTTCTCAATTTCTCTTCATTTAGACTATACACGTGTACACTCTCTTTGCATCAGGTTGCTTTCTCTTTCCAATTTCACCTCTCTTTTCTATTTTCCCCatctttctccttctcttttttcGCAAAACCCTATTCACCTTTTCACTCAATGAAAACCTTTCCCTATCAAATTTGCAGGCTCAACTTTTCAGATTGCTTGCAACTATGGTTTTGCTCCAATCAATACAAACCCTGTCTCTCTTCATTTTCCTTCCGAAAAATAAACCAATTTCCTAACTCTTTCTCTGATATTGTTGTTCTTCTGATTTATGTGCATGCAGTTTTGTTATTGAATTCGGTTGTTGGTCGATGGGTTTGTTGTTCGTTGAGGGTTTGTTTCTGAGTTCACGATGATGAATATGATGTTGATGGTGACGCTGAACACGTTTGCTGATTATACCGTGATGTTGATTCTGAACCGTTAATGGTTGTTGCTGAGGGTTACGATCGTGAAAATTAATGATGTGTTGGTGACGCTGAAAGTCACAGTAAATCGGTGAGATCTTTCTTTGTTTTTTGGTATTTTGAGTTATataatctctcttcttctttcaatattttctgaagggtttgtgtaaaaaatgaggaagatgatgatgaaatagGGTTTCATGAGTGTTAGTGTTGTATCAGGTTTACTGAATATGAACTgcgttcttttttttcttctcattgtttttggaaattttgtatAGATGaggatgacgatgatgatgaaatTTTAGGATTTTGAATCGTAATCCATTGGTACTGAACCGTAACTGTGATGTTATTGTTGATTTTCTGCAGTgaaaaaatttaacttagatgttAACTTATTCTGTTTCTCTTTACTGTGAACCAAAGTTTATTTGTGATTTGTAGTAAAGATTAGGCCGATGATTGTTCTGTGAAACTGTATGAGGCCTTTAAACATGATTTGAATCATTCCCCTTAAAAATTCTGATTCCTTCACATAAACCCTAATGATGAATTATGAATCTTCTTGAGACTTCTTATTCATATTCATGTTTGTTCTAACATTACTTCACTTTCTCTTTTCATGTGATAACGATCGAAATTGGCACAAACAATGAGAAGTTGCTGAATGATGAGTTTTACATTGGCCTTAGACATAACCGAGCAACTGGGAAGGTTTTGATCATCCCTAACACTCACTGGATTTTGTACATTGGGTGTGAAATTTCTATATTGCTAACATTGTGTTTGTTCATCGTGGTTTAGGAATATGCGGAGCTTCTAGACAACTTTATGCATGcagttaagcagaacaatggagAGAAAATTATTGTGCAGGTTATATATCTGATTCAGCATCATGTGTGGCTTTGGTGTTTTGCTTGAATCAATTGTTTTCCCGACTCTATGATTCTTTTGTTTTTCAGTTTGAAGATTTCGCAAATCATAATTGTTTTCCTGATTTTATGATCCTTCTTTGCACTTGCATACGAGCACTAATCTATAAGATAATATTCGTCTTCTTCCCGCTGTTAAAAATATATAGAACCATCTGATGTGTTGCTTCTGTCTGGTGTAGGGGGTTTTGGTCTGGCTTTGTGGGGATGTCACGTGCAGCAAGGTGCTTCCGGGTAAGAGTGTTCATTTATCTAAGGATTATTCAGTTTTTGTTGTTGATAATGGGAAAGTTGTGTTCAAGAGAGATGGAACATCGCCTACAAATTGTGCCGATTTAAAAGGCTTTTTTATTCAACGTGTTATTGTAGGTCGTCAAGTTGGGTTGCACGGTTAGATTCAGTGGAAATTCAGCAAGAGTTCAATCGTGATTTTTTCATCTGGGTTTTTGTTAAATTGGATAAAGATCTTATTTTTAGGTTTTGTGTGAAAGGCCGTGTTTTTCGATTTCGGTGTGAGGGAAATTGCTTGATTGTGTTGATAATGAGGAAGAGAGAGAGGGAAAACCCTTGTGGTGTATGTGGACACTATCACAAATATGAAGAAGGTGGAGTGTGTTCGATTTGTGGGCATAGGGTTCCTGTTGGATCGGAGAAAAGTTCGATTCAAGTTAGTGCTTTTCCTTCTGTGATCTTGCCAGAGTTTCTTTACTTGGGGAGCCATGATAATGCTTCGCGCTCTAAGCTTCTTAAAACTCAGGGGATTTCACAGATTCTCAATGTAAGAATCAGTTttattctttttgttttgatgtttctTTCAATGATTGGATTGATGATTCTGATTCTGTTTATTCAATGATTGGcttttcttgatgatgatgattctttTTGTTGATGTTTTTGTATTAAAATCATGAGTGTGTTGATTGTTTTAATGTGGTGGTGAGACTGGGTTTGTGCATTAGGGTTGTTGTGTTGATTGTTTTAATGTGGTGGTGAGACTGGGTTTGTGTATTAGGTTTAGGTGCACGTTGCAGCTGTGCATTGCAACGTCGAAATAGCCACAATATTGTTTAGATTTGGGTGGTATTCAAATTTTGACACATTGCAGCATTGCAACATCATGATACCTGCAATATTGTTTAGGTTTAGGTGGTATTCAAATTTTGCCACGTTACAGCATTGCAACATCACGACTCACGATAGCTGCAACATTGTTTAGATTTGGGTGGTATTCAAATTTCGCCATGTTGCAGCATTGCTGTCAACAATAGCGGTTGTAACGGCTGCTAATTGCGGCCCCATATGCTATCGCAGCTGCTATTGCATCCACTAATTGAATTATGGTGAAAAATTCTTCAGTTTTTTTAACTGATCTCTTTTTTTAAGAGTATAAATTTCAATCCAAACCCTTCGAAGAGTAACGTTATGTTCTTGCTCACAAATAAACACTTTGCTCTTCTTTCTACTTTTTAGTTCagttctgttttaattttcttcCCTGCTGAAGCTTGATTACTCTATACTTTAGCTTCTTTAACTATTAAGTATGATGTTCGCTTTAATTTTGTGTATCAGTCTATTTTTGAgtatttatgtttattttgtaCACTGGTTTTTAGTCTTTGCTATAGCGGCTATCCTTTTATCCGTTATATTTAGGAGTCGTTACATAGAGTGGCTATAATGGTGTTATAGCAATGCAGCGTAGCTGAATTCGTATTAACCACTATTCTCTTTGTGCAGACCGTCCCTTCTTGTCAAAACTTTTACAAGAACTCATTTACATATCACTGCCTCCCGGATGACAAAGGTTTCCAATTTGATGAAGCAAACCAGTTTCTAGGTATGTTCCTTCCTGTGTACTGAAAATTTATATGTCTTGATCATATAATGAAACTTAAAGTTTCCTGAAATATATTATGACATTTGATGATTTTTAAATTGAACACCCCAAAGCTTATAATATTTAATTAGGAGAATGGGCAGGAAACTTTAGAATGACTATGGTTTGCTCAATTTACTTTGGTTGCATAACCACGTTTTACAGCATGTCATTTTTTGTGTAGCTGTAACATTCAAGGATATTTAGAAAAATGATTATGACACCCGTTGGAGTTATAAATTTAAAGCTGCAGGAATATGGTTAGATCAGTTGCTTATCATGCTTTTCAAGATCTTTTCTTTTGTAAGTAAATTGGCAAATATGGGCCGATATTGTTAGATGACTAGCTTATTCCCTGTGCCAATGGGCTTCTAACGTTACCAGAACTTTCAATTTTCTGTTCAAACCTAAGTTTTCTGAattgattaatatttttatttatccaATGGATTTCTTCTATCAGAGGTTAAGAAACACTCATCATACCTAATGACTGTAGAAATGTCTATTGTTGGAAGTATATGCTTGCGTACCAGTACCTTGAAATCTCCCGATGGGGAAACTATGAGACGTCATGGCTTTTTTCATGGTTGGACTCCTTTAACTTGGGTAACATTGTTACCAATATTTTTCTTTTGGGATATAATTCTTTAGAGCCTGCTAGATTGTTGTTATGCTCATGCCTGTAAGAAGCTAATACAACCATCACATTAGTCTTGAAAATTAAAATCACACCCTCTATCCCAATCACATGCATGTACATGTAAATTTGGACCAATAGATTTTCAGGATCAAATCAATATCAGTTTTCTTGGGAGGGAGGTTTAATAGTTTCTGTTTATTACCCTAACTGCATATCAACTTTCACTAACATGACTAAAATGCTTTGCATCTGTGATTctggaatttttattttttgcattcACGAACCTCTTTGATGGCTAAGTTATATTGATAATTTCATGTCTCATAATTATCAAACACTTATGTAACTGGGATATCCATTGCCTATTTTCCTATGCCATCCTTTATGTGTATTTTGTTAAATGATTTATCTATCTTTTCATTTTAGTAAATTAAATGTACATTGTAGTTTATCAATGGAAAATCTTCCAACTTGTAATCTGTGTCATCTCATATAATTTCTTTCCAAACTTTTTTAATTGTTTCATTCTCATTGTTACTTTTGCTTTGCCAGCTTAACTAGCAATGTTATTATGGCCTAATGGCTTCACCTTTGATAAACTTATACAGAGAGAAGAAAAATTTAACATGGACTGCACGATATGCAAGTTGCAATACTCACTTAGAGTCTATTGGTTATGTTCTTATGTACTTCTTAAGAGTAAGGTATGTTTCTTCCTATTCATTATAATTTACTTAGCATATGGAATTTTATAAAATGGTGCATGTGAGTATCAATTGCACATACTTTTAAGTTAAACAACTGTAGCATAGTCAATGTTTACTATTATAGTGAAACAAGATCAATCACAATCTCTCGATGAAAAAGACAATATTGAAGAGCAGTCTAAGGTACTAGAGTCAGGtttctttttattatatatttttttaattgactATCGCTTCCTTTTAATCAACTAGCTAAATTCCATTGTCTttgatttcaatatttttcagcAATTACAGCTCCCGAAGAAGGATTTAGATGTGTGCTTAGAAATAATGTTTTGAAGGCAAACTGCATTTTTTCTGTGATCTGCCATTGAAAGCATCGTCGCctgtgtttttttttcttccgTTAGATAGTGGTTGGTTGTCTAGGATTTAATAAATTGTTATTAATGGGAATAGTTTTTGGATAGTGTGAAGTAATGGTGAAAGTTAGAAAGTATAAAACACATAGTACATAAGACCATGTGCAATGGTGTGTTTAATTAAACTCAACATGGCAAAATCATGTGCAATGGTGTGTTTAGAGTAGTGTTGAGTGTGTGTTGGAGGAGAGAGatgttgagaaaactcaacactATGTACACTGACGCAGGGGCTGACGTGGCTGGTCTTGATTGGCTGgccagatttttatccatttaatactttgaactcaattatttcgctgcaaattaattttttttttttttaccaaaattcatgaatttttttctctataaatagagagttggttcatttgatttggacacagaaaaaaaaaccaagtttttcactatctttctctattattatctttctattagtgttttttttgaagttaagtgtcttttgtatcgtatccaattatttaaataaattttgtttttattacaaacaattaaaaaataaattattaagtatttattattttaatttaattttaatcgataattgtaattttatgtaatcataaaaataaaaataaaatttaaataagaatatgaaaataaaaagtggtggggtagggtgttgagggaaaaaccattggagagggtaaaagttgaatgggtgttgagttattaggtggaagaaagagaaaatgatgtggagtgttgggagttgaaaaagtgggtgttgagTGTTGAAACCATTGTATAGATGGTCTAATGGTTGATATGGAAAATAAAGGCTTAGAACTTTGTTAAATGCATTATGACGCGTTAAAACAAACCTAGCTATACGTGAGAGTCTATCTCTTTGATTTTGTTGCGAAAGGTTATGATATGTACTTTCTACTTTTTAGTGTAACATGTCCATGTCTCAAGTGTTTATAGAGTCTATTAAAATAAGTTTATGGTTCAAATTGTTATTAAAATAAGTTTATGGTTAAAATTGTTATTCAAATaagtttattaaaataaacaTATACATTTTattctatctctagagtttattAAAATAAGTTTATGGTTAATTGTTATTCAATTAATGGATTTTTTTATAACATTATATCTATAAGTGTGTATAGATAAGTTGAATGAGAGAGcttcttgaaaaaaaaaagagatggaGTAGTTAAAAACTCAGTTATAAAttacaattataatttttttcttctgataAATAAATGTTGGTGTAGAAGTTTATTCAAACTGACTCCAAATTCACCTAAGAAATACTGTCGCATACTGTATACCGAACCTTGTAATTATTTCGTTCTTTTGTTTGGAGCTGCCACTCTATGGATCTTTTGCTTGATTGCATGTAGTAATATTATTCCTATAATCTCATCTCATTATGTATAATGCTGCATTGTTTTTGTTGAATCAGTCATGTCATCTTGTATAGCAGTTtgaatttctcttatattttatttctttttttagattttttattaaaatttaattaatattaaatatttctgATAACAATGTGTATATCATAACAgtatccgtgcgaacgcacgagtaCCACACCAGTACTATGTGAATGCACAGATAACCATATTAAAATTGCTACAAATGCAcgggttattattatttttgtataattaaagaaaataaaataaaatataatatattaaattaaatacgAGAAAAATATGTTGTCTttaaattatttatgtatttatattttttaaaaatatttttaatttaagatacaaaactttttaagataatatatgaaaaattgaaatatattttattgatgttaaacaattttgataaaaataattttgtttttattttaaaaatatgtctttCTTTTACAAATAACATATTATTTTGATAAAACAACTTTATTATTCTTAATTTCATTTTGATTACATTTTGAAAGCAAAAGAGTACGTACCACGCCAGCACGCGTGTGAACACACGGGTGCTGATaggatacctaaacaaaaataaattttgtatacggaaagaaatttattattgatctaaatatttttatatacaaaaaaatggtatttatgatctaaatatttttgatcaaaaatggtatacgggaaaaaatctattaatgatctaaatatttttatatacgaaaatttactattgatccatatatttttgtaaacgatgcctaaacaaaaataatatttgtatacgtaaaaaaatttattattgatctaaatttttttatataaaaaaaggtatttatgatctaaatattttttattaaaaaatagtatatgaccaaaaatctattattaatctaaatatttttatatacaaaaatttactattgatccagatgttttttataaaaatacttaaacaaaaataatagatATACACggaaacatgaaattattgatcaaaatattggttATTAAAGGAAAAATGAAGTTTAATGAtcaatgtttttttattaattatacattaaattattaaaaatatacttCTGAAATAAATGCGTGTCCCAtatcagaacccgtgcgaacgcacgggtttgttactagttattattaataataggAAGCGAAAAGACGACaatagaaaataaaatcctaGTATTTTCTTTCGCTTTTCCCAGAAAAACAAGACGGCGTCTCCTCTTCCCTAACAAAATACTCCACCTTCTTCTCAGCTCCTCATCACCGTCGTCGATCAGTTATTACCATTCTCACTGAGTCAAACTCAAACTACAACCATTCCCAATTCTacattctcttttcttttccactTCATTCCAAAAAATCATCCTTCACTCTACCTTGCTTTCGAAGAAAGCAGAACTTTACTTCGTCTTTTGCAATCAAAGGTATGTTCAACTCTCGTAACGTTTCCGATTTTTCCAATAACACGCTCTCTTTTCATATGTCTATTTGTTGTTCTCGACGTGTTATAACATAGCTTTATCACGAGTCATGAAGAAAAACAGAGTCTTGATTTTTCAAAAACTAGGGTTCTTGGATGAGATTGTccgtatatttatttttatttttgcaatgTAGATAAATGGATCCAGAGAAGTTTACTCACAAGACAAATGAAACACTTGTTGCTGCTCATGAACTAGCATCAAGTTCCGGACATGCTCAACTCACTCCTGTACACCTTGCTTCCGTGCTAGTTTCTGATCCCACTGGTATATTTTTCCAATCAGTTTCAAATCTTTGTGGTCAAGAATCTGCACGTGCTGTTCAAAGAGTTTTAAAACGAGCATTGACGAAACTTCCTTCACAATCTCCTCCACCGGAACAAGTACCTGGAAGCAGTTCTCTTGTTAAAGTCTTGAGGAGAGCACAAGATCTACAGAAGTTACTGGGTGACACTCATTTAGCTGTTGATCAGTTGATATTGGCAATTCTTGAGGATTCTCAGATTGGAGATTTGTTTAGAGAAGCTGGTGTTGCTGCTACTAGGGTTAGAATAGAGGTTGACAAGCTTCGTGGTAGAGAGGGGAAGAAAGTTAAAAGTGCTTCTGATGATACTAATTTTCATGCTTTGAAAATTTATGGGAGAGATTTGGTTGAACAAGCAGGGAAGCTTGATCCTGTTATTGGACGCGATGAAGAGATAAGAAGGGTTGTTAGGATTTTGTCGAGAAGGACTAAGAACAATCCTGTTCTTATAGGAGAGCCGGGTGTTGGAAAAACTGCTGTTGTTGAAGGGTTGGCTCGGAGGATTGTTAAAGGAGATATTCCTAGTAATCTTGCTGATGTTAGGTTAATTGCTTTGGATATGGGTGCATTAGTTGCTGGCACAAAGTATAGGGGAGAATTTGAAGAGAGGTTGAAGTCTGTTTTGAAGGAGGTGGAAGAAGCTGAAGGGAAAGTTATTCTATTCATTGATGAAATTCATCTTGTTCTTGGTGCTGGTCGAACGGAAGGATCAACGATGGATGCTGCTAATCTTTTTAAACCTATGCTTGCTCGTGGCCAACTCAGATGCATTGGTGCTACAACACTTGATGAATACAGGAAGTATGTTGAAAAGGATGCAGCATTTGAAAGGAGGTTTCAACAGGTTTATGTTGCTGAACCTAGTGTTCCTGATACTATTAGCATCCTTCGTGGGCTGAAAGAGAGATATGAGGGCCATCATGGTGTTAGAATTCAAGAccgtgctattgttgttgcagcTCAGTTGTCTAGTCGGTACATAACTGGTACACTGTTGCACTTtcttaatgtttttatttttattttttatgttgattACTTATTGGATGGGCACGATTTTGGTCGTGGCTTTGCTAACATGGTATATGtttgtattttgtatttgttAAGGGCGTCATCTTCCTGACAAGGCAATTGATTTAGTTGATGAGGCATGTGCAAATGTGAGAGTTCAACTTGATAGTCAGCCAGAAGAAATTGACAATCTTGAAAGGAAGAGAATGCAGCTAGAAGTAGAGCTTCATGCTCTAGAGAGAGAGGAGGACAAAGCTAGCAAAGCCCGTCTTGTAGATGTAAGTATAGATGCTGAGTTTTGATCTTAACTAGGACTTCCAAATTCAAATTTGCCATGTAGCGTCAAATGATATATCAGACAATGAACATATGTTTATTCAATGATTGATAAATAACTTAGTTAATCAAATTTGATTCAATTAACTAAATACACCTTAGTGTTGGACAATGttgcaaattttgtatttttttttacaggacagttttcattttcttttgtgtATTTGTAATACTTTAATGATTCTAAATGTTGATGTTATTTGTAGGTGCGGAGAGAACTTGATGATTTAAGAGACAAACTTCAACCTCTGAAGATGAAGTATAGCAATGAAAAAGAGAGGATTGATGAGATTCGAAGGCTGAAGCAGAAACGTGAAGAGCTCCTATTTGCACTACAGGAGGCGGAGAGGCGGTATGATCTAGCCAGGGCTGCAGACCTACGATATGGTGCAATTGAAGAGGTGGAGACTGCAATTAAAAACCTTGAAGGCAGCACTGATAGTAACACCAATGAGAACCTGATGTTGACAGAAACAGTTGGACCTGACCAAATAGCCGAGGTTGTTAGCCGATGGACCGGTATTCCAGTAACTAGGCTAGGTCAAAATGACAAAGAAAGGTTGGTTGGACTTGGTGACAGATTGCACACTAGAGTTGTGGGTCAAGACCAAGCA encodes:
- the LOC131604615 gene encoding protein-tyrosine-phosphatase IBR5-like, with the protein product MRKRERENPCGVCGHYHKYEEGGVCSICGHRVPVGSEKSSIQVSAFPSVILPEFLYLGSHDNASRSKLLKTQGISQILNTVPSCQNFYKNSFTYHCLPDDKGFQFDEANQFLERRKI
- the LOC131604634 gene encoding chaperone protein ClpB1-like: MDPEKFTHKTNETLVAAHELASSSGHAQLTPVHLASVLVSDPTGIFFQSVSNLCGQESARAVQRVLKRALTKLPSQSPPPEQVPGSSSLVKVLRRAQDLQKLLGDTHLAVDQLILAILEDSQIGDLFREAGVAATRVRIEVDKLRGREGKKVKSASDDTNFHALKIYGRDLVEQAGKLDPVIGRDEEIRRVVRILSRRTKNNPVLIGEPGVGKTAVVEGLARRIVKGDIPSNLADVRLIALDMGALVAGTKYRGEFEERLKSVLKEVEEAEGKVILFIDEIHLVLGAGRTEGSTMDAANLFKPMLARGQLRCIGATTLDEYRKYVEKDAAFERRFQQVYVAEPSVPDTISILRGLKERYEGHHGVRIQDRAIVVAAQLSSRYITGRHLPDKAIDLVDEACANVRVQLDSQPEEIDNLERKRMQLEVELHALEREEDKASKARLVDVRRELDDLRDKLQPLKMKYSNEKERIDEIRRLKQKREELLFALQEAERRYDLARAADLRYGAIEEVETAIKNLEGSTDSNTNENLMLTETVGPDQIAEVVSRWTGIPVTRLGQNDKERLVGLGDRLHTRVVGQDQAVNAVAEAVLRSRAGLGRPQQPTGSFLFLGPTGVGKTELAKALAEQLFDDENQLVRIDMSEYMEKHSVSRLIGAPPGYVGFEEGGQLTEAVRRRPFSVILFDEVEKAHTSVFNTLLQVLDDGRLTDGHGRTVDFRNTVIIMTSNLGAEHLLSGLSGKCTMQAAHDRVMQEVRRHFRPELLNRLDEVVVFDPLSHEQLRKVARLQMKDVASRLAEKGIAMAVTDAALDLILAKSYDPVYGARPIRRWLEKKVVTELSRMLIKEEIDENTTVYIDAGPKGSDLAYRVEKNGGIVNAKTGVKSDILIQIPNGPKSDAVQAVIKKMKIEEIDDDEMDE